The proteins below come from a single Halothiobacillus neapolitanus c2 genomic window:
- a CDS encoding sensor domain-containing diguanylate cyclase — translation MNDSAKTDYRAKYEQLLDEFSSLETSEQLQQSLLRSLLNRVLFAVDKAYPTLAKESQALRDLMRQIGDGPLPVARIQPGIEHLAEAIRAIEAGDPTPDREEALSNDEAAERVDVRDFLPLLLERVAFTESMEGRREKLLAILNNPKDKTLNSILIDRAATLINDMRRALENEKNELTEFLRQLTEALSEIDQHTLANLGDIETQRKVQEALGNAVTEQVSHIDRTVSDATDLDELKRVVRQRVARISEQIDTFRKMEDKRLAAVELENNQMRERIAKLEASRVVLHEQLVASTQKMLRDTLTGLPNRLAFDERVALEAARMQREKTPLCLALWDVDYFKRVNDTFGHQAGDKALHVVGKTLSQLIRDVDMVARYGGEEFVMVLPKADLQQAFVVLERIREKLAGTAFRFKDTPLKITLSCGVAEFGAGETIESVMARADEALYRAKSNGRNRTEMSHSKR, via the coding sequence ATGAACGACTCGGCAAAAACGGATTACCGCGCCAAATACGAACAGTTGCTGGATGAGTTCAGTTCGCTTGAAACCAGCGAGCAACTCCAGCAGAGTTTGTTGCGTAGCCTGCTTAACCGAGTTTTGTTTGCGGTGGATAAAGCGTATCCCACTCTGGCCAAAGAGAGTCAGGCGCTGCGCGATCTCATGCGCCAGATCGGTGATGGACCGCTGCCTGTGGCCCGCATTCAACCGGGAATCGAGCATCTGGCCGAAGCCATTCGAGCCATCGAAGCAGGTGATCCGACCCCGGATCGCGAAGAGGCGTTGAGTAACGACGAAGCGGCCGAGCGTGTGGACGTTCGGGATTTTCTTCCGCTGTTACTGGAACGGGTGGCCTTCACCGAGTCGATGGAGGGCCGACGCGAAAAGCTCCTGGCTATTTTGAATAATCCCAAAGACAAGACCCTGAATTCCATCTTGATCGATCGTGCGGCCACGCTAATCAACGACATGCGTCGCGCGCTCGAAAATGAAAAAAACGAGTTGACCGAGTTCCTGCGGCAGCTAACGGAAGCCTTGTCCGAAATCGATCAACACACGCTCGCCAACCTCGGCGATATCGAGACGCAACGCAAGGTTCAGGAAGCCTTGGGTAACGCGGTTACCGAGCAGGTGTCGCACATTGATCGTACCGTTTCCGATGCGACCGATCTGGATGAACTAAAGCGTGTCGTTCGTCAGCGAGTGGCACGGATCAGCGAGCAGATCGATACGTTTCGCAAGATGGAAGATAAGCGTCTTGCCGCGGTCGAGTTGGAAAACAACCAGATGCGTGAGCGCATCGCTAAGCTCGAAGCATCGCGTGTGGTGCTGCACGAGCAACTGGTTGCCAGCACACAGAAAATGTTGCGTGATACTCTCACCGGATTGCCGAATCGTTTGGCCTTCGATGAGCGTGTAGCGCTCGAGGCGGCCCGGATGCAGCGTGAGAAAACACCTTTATGCCTAGCGCTTTGGGATGTCGATTATTTCAAGCGTGTTAACGATACCTTCGGCCACCAAGCGGGCGACAAGGCCTTGCACGTCGTTGGGAAGACATTGAGTCAGTTGATCCGCGATGTGGACATGGTCGCGCGCTATGGAGGCGAGGAATTTGTGATGGTGCTGCCGAAAGCAGACTTACAGCAAGCGTTCGTCGTGCTGGAGCGCATTCGGGAAAAGCTGGCGGGCACTGCTTTCCGCTTTAAGGACACGCCGCTGAAAATCACCTTATCCTGCGGTGTCGCCGAGTTCGGTGCGGGTGAAACGATTGAAAGCGTGATGGCCCGGGCCGATGAGGCCCTGTATCGAGCCAAATCAAATGGCCGGAATCGTACAGAAATGTCGCATTCTAAGCGGTAA
- a CDS encoding heme biosynthesis HemY N-terminal domain-containing protein, with protein sequence MKRFVLILIILVLAAGAGFYFIRDPGTADIALLGWDLQTSALGLLALIIVGFIVLAIIWRVISAVLKLPSLWRRRSARQKQQAADEQVLRAWAELERGRFSVAEKLARTRLNEASLPPLNYVIAADALMAQDETAATLSLLDEVRASFPRFADFLSLHIANRFRQQKNLAPALELLQSLAAAHPKDEAIVCAFAETLFEAADWEKLRTLMPALRRLKWSGLTEQDVQRYDRAVYGGLIQEAARHKQTAELAAIWNDAPKSLRQDDLMLASLANSWLTLGQPAEAERILETAQDQQCTPALLHHWLALPPADPARAIARFNHWAGQSTCQPDKKLLAYANARLAWLNDDTEGAKQALAPVLGDHPDIPSLKLAAQIAEHERDSTQAVMYYTKAFELMDMEK encoded by the coding sequence ATGAAACGTTTCGTGCTGATCCTGATTATTCTGGTGCTGGCTGCTGGCGCAGGCTTCTATTTCATCCGTGACCCGGGCACAGCCGACATCGCGCTGCTGGGCTGGGATCTGCAAACTTCGGCTTTGGGCCTTCTGGCGTTGATCATCGTTGGATTTATTGTGCTGGCGATCATCTGGCGCGTCATTTCCGCCGTGCTGAAACTCCCCTCACTCTGGCGTCGACGATCCGCTCGTCAGAAACAACAAGCCGCCGACGAACAGGTCCTTCGCGCCTGGGCAGAACTCGAACGGGGGCGCTTCTCTGTGGCAGAAAAGCTGGCACGCACGCGCCTGAATGAGGCCAGCCTACCGCCGCTGAATTACGTCATCGCGGCAGATGCGCTCATGGCCCAAGATGAAACCGCTGCCACGCTCAGCCTGCTGGACGAAGTACGCGCTTCTTTTCCACGATTTGCCGATTTCCTCTCCCTGCACATTGCCAATCGCTTCCGCCAACAGAAAAACTTGGCGCCGGCACTGGAGCTGCTGCAATCGCTGGCGGCAGCCCACCCTAAGGACGAGGCCATCGTCTGTGCCTTTGCCGAAACGCTGTTCGAAGCAGCGGACTGGGAAAAATTGCGGACGCTAATGCCCGCATTGCGGCGTTTGAAGTGGTCCGGCCTCACGGAACAGGACGTTCAACGCTATGACCGCGCCGTGTACGGCGGGCTGATTCAGGAGGCGGCGCGCCATAAGCAAACCGCCGAATTGGCGGCGATATGGAATGATGCACCGAAAAGTCTTCGCCAGGATGACCTCATGCTCGCCTCGCTGGCGAACTCTTGGCTGACGTTAGGGCAGCCCGCCGAGGCTGAACGCATATTGGAAACAGCACAGGATCAGCAGTGCACACCCGCATTGTTACATCATTGGTTGGCGTTACCGCCCGCTGATCCTGCTCGTGCAATCGCACGCTTCAACCATTGGGCCGGCCAAAGCACTTGCCAGCCAGATAAGAAACTTCTCGCCTATGCCAACGCACGGTTGGCGTGGTTAAATGACGACACCGAAGGAGCCAAACAGGCCCTCGCCCCTGTCTTGGGCGATCACCCCGATATACCTAGCCTCAAACTGGCGGCACAAATAGCGGAACATGAGCGCGACAGCACGCAAGCCGTGATGTATTACACCAAAGCATTCGAACTGATGGATATGGAAAAGTGA
- a CDS encoding endonuclease/exonuclease/phosphatase family protein, which yields MPEYRVVPSRNPASQAGEQPSEVPSTHALRPLRLLSYNIQAGIGTRNFRDYVLNGWKHVLPFPKRMQNLDHIAQLLSQFDLIGLQEADGGSLRSHFLNQIEYLAMRSNMPFWATRINRDLGHWGQHALGMLSRVEPYHIERYALPARIPGRGVVLADFDWYGQRVRVQVSHLSLSDRARRAQLDRLIARCREFDGVNIVMADFNCTPNNRDLQRLCLEAGLKLPFAPPLTYPSWEPKRAIDHILVSENIEIESVDALTYGVSDHAPLSMQIKLPPVSNHYLSSKAS from the coding sequence ATGCCTGAGTATCGGGTCGTTCCATCTCGAAATCCGGCGTCGCAAGCGGGTGAGCAGCCATCCGAGGTGCCATCCACCCATGCGTTGCGTCCATTGCGGCTATTGTCTTATAACATTCAGGCCGGTATTGGCACCCGCAACTTTCGTGATTATGTGCTGAATGGGTGGAAACATGTGCTGCCCTTTCCGAAACGGATGCAGAATCTCGATCATATTGCGCAGTTACTCAGTCAGTTCGATCTTATCGGTTTGCAGGAAGCCGATGGCGGTTCGCTGCGCAGTCATTTTTTGAATCAGATCGAATACTTGGCGATGCGCTCGAACATGCCGTTCTGGGCGACGCGCATCAATCGCGACCTGGGGCACTGGGGGCAACATGCGCTGGGTATGCTCTCGCGGGTCGAACCTTATCATATCGAGCGTTATGCCTTGCCCGCACGGATTCCAGGCCGAGGTGTCGTTCTGGCCGACTTCGACTGGTATGGGCAGCGTGTGCGGGTCCAGGTAAGCCATCTTTCTTTGAGTGATCGGGCTCGACGAGCGCAACTAGATCGCCTGATCGCGCGCTGCCGGGAGTTTGATGGCGTCAATATCGTGATGGCCGACTTCAACTGCACGCCCAATAATCGCGATCTGCAACGGCTCTGTTTGGAAGCGGGTCTTAAACTGCCGTTTGCCCCACCGTTGACCTACCCCAGCTGGGAACCCAAACGCGCGATTGACCATATTCTGGTTTCAGAGAATATCGAGATTGAATCCGTGGATGCGCTTACCTATGGTGTATCGGATCATGCGCCCCTGTCGATGCAGATTAAATTACCGCCTGTTTCCAACCATTATTTATCGTCGAAGGCCTCCTGA
- a CDS encoding cytochrome c biogenesis protein ResB: protein MSDTSQSVELNPPKSAGDQPSTAKVRSQGVTKRILLWLTSMNLAVTLLVILAIASVIGTVLKQNESFNNYLDVFGPFWFAVFRNLSLYDVYSATWFVAILLFLVASTSSCVARNAPAFMRDIRSFRLNAQEKSLRAFAHKVDMKSDAKPESLVAPIQALLERAGFKSRVKTQPHEILISGRKGGMNRIGYVLTHLGIIVILLGGLLDSKMQLKLMDTLGMVKVETANIPVSEVPSISKIPVGGLQAFRGTVNIPEHKWGDVVFIGLKDGYVVQNLPFKIFVNKFAIEHYDTGMPKSYMSNVTLTNKETGQEITKTIEVNHPLHYMGYNIFQSSFGDGGTKLKMEAWQLSGKAGVAQPIDSAVFDKKRFDFNNQNYQLEFTDFRMYNINPVMDDKGVVHQKNYGPSVTFKLRNAAGEAIEYQNYFLPISFKGHQYFLSGVKRSIGGQEQYLYVPADQKGSIDTFMAYLATLSNQAKMQQIAASLIGDVSASIDGKSTLSSQEVTQSASASIAELVHIFVQKGFPAMQEKIETALAQRKLSPDAKKKAEQASISVVRSVLERAFLETLAAQDGKQEFTDKDAKFFDDAMDAISALPAYGSPIFVQPRSFEQIQSTGLEVSRAPGAIWVTIGSIMLVLGIFMNFYIHYRRQWVLLKPEDKGTRILLAGSDIRKNIDFDKDFAVFSSELMAATESKPSESERPA from the coding sequence ATGTCCGATACCTCCCAATCAGTTGAGCTGAACCCGCCCAAGTCGGCAGGTGACCAACCGAGCACCGCTAAAGTGCGATCGCAGGGTGTTACCAAGCGCATCCTGCTTTGGCTGACGTCGATGAACCTCGCGGTCACGCTTCTTGTGATTCTGGCCATCGCTTCAGTCATTGGCACGGTGCTCAAGCAGAACGAATCCTTCAATAATTATCTGGATGTGTTCGGGCCGTTCTGGTTTGCCGTATTCCGTAACCTGTCTTTATACGATGTGTACTCTGCCACATGGTTTGTCGCCATCCTGCTGTTTCTGGTGGCGTCTACGTCATCATGCGTGGCACGCAATGCGCCCGCGTTCATGCGTGATATCCGTAGTTTCCGCCTGAATGCCCAGGAAAAGTCGCTTCGTGCCTTTGCGCACAAGGTGGATATGAAATCGGATGCCAAACCCGAGTCGCTGGTCGCACCCATACAGGCGCTCCTTGAGCGGGCGGGATTCAAAAGTAGAGTGAAGACCCAGCCGCACGAAATTCTGATTTCCGGGCGCAAAGGGGGTATGAACCGAATCGGTTACGTACTGACGCACCTTGGGATTATCGTGATTCTGCTCGGTGGTCTGCTCGACAGCAAAATGCAGCTCAAGCTGATGGATACGCTGGGCATGGTCAAGGTTGAAACCGCCAATATTCCCGTCAGTGAAGTGCCGTCCATAAGTAAGATCCCTGTTGGTGGCTTGCAGGCGTTCCGTGGAACGGTGAACATTCCAGAACACAAATGGGGCGATGTGGTGTTCATCGGCCTTAAGGATGGATACGTTGTTCAGAACCTGCCGTTCAAGATATTTGTAAATAAATTCGCCATCGAGCATTACGACACCGGCATGCCCAAGTCGTATATGTCGAACGTGACCTTGACCAACAAGGAAACGGGACAGGAAATCACCAAGACCATCGAAGTCAATCACCCGCTTCACTACATGGGGTACAACATTTTTCAGTCGAGTTTCGGCGATGGCGGAACGAAATTGAAGATGGAAGCTTGGCAATTGTCAGGCAAAGCCGGTGTTGCACAGCCCATCGATTCAGCCGTTTTCGACAAAAAACGCTTTGATTTCAATAACCAAAATTATCAGCTCGAATTCACCGATTTCAGGATGTACAACATCAATCCGGTGATGGATGATAAAGGCGTGGTGCACCAGAAGAACTATGGCCCATCGGTGACGTTCAAGCTGCGTAACGCAGCGGGTGAAGCCATTGAATACCAGAACTACTTCCTGCCGATTAGCTTCAAGGGCCATCAGTATTTCCTGAGTGGCGTGAAGCGAAGTATTGGCGGTCAAGAGCAATATTTGTACGTTCCAGCCGATCAAAAAGGATCGATTGACACTTTTATGGCGTACCTGGCTACGTTGTCTAATCAGGCGAAAATGCAGCAGATCGCTGCGAGCTTGATCGGTGACGTGAGTGCATCTATCGATGGCAAGAGCACGCTGTCCAGTCAGGAGGTGACACAATCGGCCAGCGCGTCGATTGCCGAGTTGGTCCACATCTTTGTTCAAAAGGGTTTCCCTGCCATGCAGGAGAAAATCGAAACGGCGCTGGCTCAACGCAAGTTAAGCCCGGATGCCAAGAAAAAGGCAGAACAAGCATCGATCAGTGTAGTTCGCTCCGTGCTTGAGCGTGCCTTCCTGGAAACATTGGCAGCCCAGGATGGAAAGCAAGAATTTACCGATAAAGATGCTAAATTCTTTGATGATGCCATGGATGCCATCTCCGCCTTGCCAGCCTACGGTTCGCCCATTTTTGTGCAGCCTAGGAGTTTTGAGCAGATCCAGTCTACTGGTCTCGAAGTGTCCCGTGCGCCGGGTGCCATCTGGGTTACCATCGGGTCGATCATGCTTGTTCTCGGTATTTTCATGAATTTTTACATTCACTACCGTCGGCAATGGGTATTGCTGAAACCTGAAGATAAGGGCACCAGAATTTTGCTTGCCGGGTCCGATATTCGTAAAAACATTGATTTTGACAAGGATTTTGCGGTGTTCAGCAGTGAACTTATGGCCGCTACGGAGTCGAAACCTTCAGAGAGTGAAAGACCGGCATAG
- a CDS encoding thiol:disulfide interchange protein DsbA/DsbL produces MSFSGFFRLSFLLRRWLGLGLLGALLVSPMTQAAPSAGSSEPVTLQENVNYRAVITDETPPSDGKILVQEMFWYGCPHCFHLEHPLEAWRKTLPANVDFEPYAVPLTPGWVPLTKAFYAAKFMGVLPQTHLKVFNDIHVKHIRPVTRDQIADMYADLGVDRDKFLQMYDSFGVDNAVRQAGVVAQDAGVTGVPAMLVNGKYLVTGDMAGSNEAMMPIVDALIAKIEAEKKAKS; encoded by the coding sequence ATGTCGTTTTCGGGTTTTTTCCGGTTGAGCTTTTTGTTGCGTCGTTGGCTCGGACTGGGGTTGTTGGGTGCTTTGCTTGTTTCACCCATGACTCAGGCGGCACCCTCAGCAGGCTCTTCCGAGCCGGTGACATTACAAGAAAACGTGAACTATCGCGCCGTAATTACCGATGAGACGCCCCCATCTGATGGCAAGATTCTCGTGCAGGAGATGTTTTGGTATGGCTGCCCGCATTGCTTCCATCTTGAGCACCCACTGGAGGCATGGCGCAAAACATTGCCGGCTAATGTGGACTTCGAACCGTATGCTGTTCCGTTGACCCCTGGCTGGGTGCCGCTGACCAAAGCCTTTTATGCGGCGAAATTCATGGGTGTTTTACCCCAGACGCACTTGAAGGTGTTCAACGACATCCACGTCAAGCACATCCGTCCGGTGACCCGCGACCAGATTGCCGATATGTATGCGGATTTAGGAGTCGATCGGGACAAATTCCTGCAAATGTACGATTCCTTTGGTGTCGATAATGCCGTGCGTCAAGCGGGCGTTGTCGCTCAAGATGCAGGTGTGACCGGTGTGCCAGCGATGCTAGTCAATGGCAAGTATCTGGTGACCGGCGATATGGCGGGAAGTAATGAAGCCATGATGCCGATCGTCGATGCGCTTATCGCCAAGATTGAAGCGGAGAAGAAGGCCAAATCGTGA
- a CDS encoding c-type cytochrome translates to MSRSGLSSSRLPVVALLFRRAALPIVLGLGITLTGTAVALAGGNVEAGLEASKTCAACHGADGNSMVPTFPSIAGQPAGYIAEQLHAFRDGNRVNALMSPQAKALTDQQILDLAAYFAAQKRVVKAASTEDSIPGAHLWKFGGHSNTVAACAACHGPQGQGNQPAGFPALRGLTPQYITESLIAYRKDERKTEHASIMVSIASKLSDDDIKDVAQHIATFR, encoded by the coding sequence ATGAGTCGATCAGGTTTGAGTTCATCGCGTTTGCCCGTCGTGGCGCTTTTGTTCCGTCGTGCCGCATTGCCTATTGTGCTTGGTTTAGGCATCACGTTGACGGGAACCGCTGTTGCTCTGGCGGGTGGTAATGTGGAAGCTGGGCTCGAGGCCAGTAAAACATGCGCCGCCTGTCATGGTGCCGATGGCAATAGCATGGTGCCCACGTTTCCTTCCATCGCGGGTCAGCCGGCTGGTTATATCGCGGAACAACTGCACGCCTTCCGTGACGGCAATCGCGTTAATGCCCTGATGAGCCCACAAGCCAAGGCATTGACTGACCAGCAAATCTTGGATTTGGCTGCCTATTTCGCTGCACAGAAAAGAGTGGTGAAAGCGGCATCGACAGAAGATTCCATCCCCGGTGCGCATTTATGGAAATTTGGCGGCCACTCGAACACAGTGGCAGCCTGCGCAGCCTGTCATGGGCCACAAGGGCAGGGCAATCAGCCGGCTGGATTTCCTGCGCTTCGTGGCTTGACGCCGCAGTACATTACGGAATCACTAATAGCGTATCGCAAGGATGAGCGCAAAACTGAGCACGCAAGCATCATGGTCAGTATTGCCAGCAAGTTGAGCGACGATGACATCAAGGACGTGGCTCAACATATCGCAACTTTCCGTTAG
- the ccsB gene encoding c-type cytochrome biogenesis protein CcsB encodes MSVPKEHMMPMLDASLKLNKSPSRRIGIVDVLYTLIALAAAVFVYYHYREYLWGPQIGMLFGFAIGASFLGWLWPATRWLVGVVAVVSLFTMYQYGLFAPGGEAVGRVKLHEIQEGHFFLKFFLSSPAATMWMVTLFALAMPTYFFGMWRRSAFVEKVGSALVWSGIAMGFIGFFARWRESYLINFDYGHIPVSNLYEVFVVFSVFTSLLYLYYERRYQTRALGGFVMTVVTAALAFLMWYQFAQAANTIEPLVPALKSWWMKIHVPANFIGYGSFAISAMVGVAYLIKEKMGGDGVNDRLPSLAVMDDIMYKSIALGFAFFTIATILGAMWAAEAWGGYWSWDPKETWALIVWLNYAAWLHLRLSKGWRGTAMAWWSVAGLLVTTFAFLGVNMFLSGLHSYGKL; translated from the coding sequence ATGTCTGTGCCTAAAGAACACATGATGCCGATGCTCGATGCATCGCTTAAGCTGAACAAATCACCGAGTCGACGCATCGGGATCGTAGATGTTCTCTACACCCTGATCGCGCTGGCTGCGGCCGTGTTCGTCTATTACCACTACCGCGAATACCTCTGGGGCCCTCAGATCGGTATGCTGTTCGGTTTTGCCATCGGCGCGAGCTTTCTGGGCTGGCTCTGGCCCGCCACGCGCTGGCTCGTGGGCGTGGTGGCGGTCGTCTCCCTGTTCACGATGTATCAATACGGTCTGTTTGCCCCGGGCGGCGAGGCGGTAGGGCGTGTCAAGCTGCACGAGATTCAAGAAGGTCATTTCTTCTTGAAGTTTTTCCTGTCCAGCCCGGCCGCTACCATGTGGATGGTGACGCTGTTTGCCTTGGCCATGCCCACCTATTTCTTCGGAATGTGGCGTCGATCCGCGTTCGTCGAGAAAGTGGGCAGTGCGTTGGTTTGGAGCGGTATTGCCATGGGCTTTATCGGTTTCTTTGCCCGCTGGCGCGAGTCGTACCTGATCAACTTCGATTACGGCCACATTCCGGTCAGTAATCTCTATGAAGTATTCGTGGTGTTCAGTGTGTTCACCTCATTATTGTATCTGTACTACGAGCGCCGCTACCAGACCCGCGCACTCGGCGGTTTCGTGATGACGGTGGTGACCGCTGCGCTGGCCTTCCTGATGTGGTACCAGTTCGCGCAGGCCGCCAATACCATCGAGCCATTGGTGCCCGCACTCAAGAGCTGGTGGATGAAAATCCATGTACCGGCGAACTTCATCGGATACGGCAGTTTCGCCATCTCCGCGATGGTCGGCGTTGCCTACCTCATCAAGGAGAAGATGGGTGGTGATGGTGTCAACGATCGCCTGCCTTCCTTGGCGGTGATGGACGACATCATGTACAAGTCGATCGCGTTGGGTTTTGCCTTCTTTACCATCGCAACAATTCTCGGCGCTATGTGGGCGGCCGAAGCCTGGGGTGGTTACTGGAGCTGGGATCCAAAGGAAACTTGGGCATTGATCGTCTGGTTGAACTACGCCGCTTGGTTGCACCTGCGCTTGAGCAAAGGCTGGCGCGGTACCGCCATGGCCTGGTGGTCAGTTGCCGGATTGTTGGTGACTACCTTTGCTTTCCTTGGTGTGAATATGTTCCTCTCCGGCCTGCATTCGTACGGCAAGCTCTGA